One window of Alteriqipengyuania lutimaris genomic DNA carries:
- a CDS encoding DUF192 domain-containing protein: MTWAAKGAAGVLLCALMACSPQQGGENASAVTASATHPVSGLELVPVTVETDDGAHRFTAEVARSAEEQARGLMFRTELGPDEAMIFPRDGDIASFWMKNTPLPLDIVFIGRDRRILNIAARTTPYSLDSVTAVGPTSAVLEIPGGRAEELGIEPGDRVEW; encoded by the coding sequence ATGACGTGGGCGGCGAAAGGCGCGGCGGGCGTTCTTCTTTGTGCGCTCATGGCCTGCTCCCCGCAGCAGGGCGGGGAGAACGCGAGCGCGGTCACGGCGTCTGCGACCCACCCGGTATCGGGGCTAGAGCTGGTTCCGGTGACCGTCGAGACCGACGATGGTGCGCACCGCTTCACCGCCGAGGTCGCGCGCTCGGCGGAAGAGCAGGCACGCGGCCTCATGTTCCGGACCGAGCTGGGGCCGGACGAGGCGATGATCTTCCCGCGCGATGGCGACATCGCCAGCTTCTGGATGAAGAACACGCCGCTGCCGCTCGATATCGTGTTCATCGGGCGCGACCGGCGGATTCTCAATATCGCGGCGCGGACCACGCCCTATTCGCTCGACAGCGTGACCGCCGTCGGGCCGACGTCCGCGGTGCTGGAAATTCCCGGCGGTCGCGCGGAAGAGCTCGGCATCGAGCCCGGCGACCGGGTCGAATGGTAA
- the nusG gene encoding transcription termination/antitermination protein NusG, with protein MARWYIIHAYSGFENKVRDAIISEAERLGLSEGVEEVEVPTETVTELKRGKKVQVERKFMPGYVLAKLNMTDDVYHLVKNTPKVTGFLGAGNKPQAISEKEAARYFGGVEEAKATPKHQVSVDYEIGDQVKVLDGPFASFNGVVEELDFDKSKVKVSVSIFGRATPVELDFEQVELSK; from the coding sequence ATGGCACGCTGGTACATCATTCACGCCTATTCCGGTTTCGAGAACAAGGTTCGCGACGCGATCATTTCCGAGGCGGAGCGGCTCGGCCTGTCCGAAGGTGTCGAGGAGGTCGAAGTGCCGACCGAGACCGTGACCGAGCTGAAGCGCGGCAAGAAGGTTCAGGTCGAACGCAAGTTCATGCCCGGCTACGTGCTGGCCAAGCTGAACATGACCGACGATGTCTATCACCTCGTCAAGAACACGCCGAAGGTCACCGGCTTCCTCGGCGCGGGCAACAAGCCGCAGGCGATTTCCGAGAAAGAGGCCGCACGCTATTTCGGCGGTGTGGAAGAGGCCAAGGCGACGCCCAAGCACCAAGTTTCGGTCGATTACGAGATCGGCGACCAGGTCAAGGTGCTCGACGGGCCCTTCGCCAGCTTCAACGGCGTGGTGGAAGAGCTCGATTTCGACAAGTCCAAGGTCAAGGTCTCGGTCTCGATCTTCGGCCGCGCGACCCCGGTCGAGCTGGACTTCGAGCAGGTCGAACTGTCGAAATAA
- a CDS encoding DUF2155 domain-containing protein, which translates to MSLRIPAISLALLLALGGCDNDAPDPEPIETEVPEELAQGGSAERPDAAEDEGTGTPMAERVATIGLLNKRNNVSRDFEMSPGEAVRAGDVVIRMEACEKTAPWELPQEEGAFVQVFVRERRGNEREPAWQKVHSGWLFRNSPSLNVVEHPVYDVWVKECAMSFPGEEDVVEEDVEEAA; encoded by the coding sequence ATGTCCCTGCGCATCCCCGCCATCTCCCTCGCTCTCCTGCTGGCGCTTGGCGGGTGCGACAATGATGCGCCCGATCCCGAACCGATCGAGACCGAAGTGCCCGAAGAGCTGGCACAGGGCGGATCGGCGGAGCGCCCCGACGCGGCCGAGGACGAGGGAACCGGCACCCCGATGGCGGAACGTGTCGCCACCATCGGCCTTCTCAACAAGCGCAACAATGTCAGCCGCGATTTCGAGATGTCGCCCGGCGAGGCGGTGCGCGCGGGCGATGTCGTCATCCGCATGGAAGCCTGCGAGAAGACCGCGCCGTGGGAACTGCCGCAGGAAGAGGGCGCCTTCGTGCAGGTCTTCGTGCGCGAACGCCGCGGCAACGAGCGCGAGCCGGCCTGGCAGAAAGTCCATTCGGGCTGGCTGTTCCGCAACTCGCCCAGCCTCAACGTGGTCGAGCACCCGGTCTACGACGTGTGGGTCAAGGAATGCGCGATGAGCTTCCCCGGCGAAGAGGACGTTGTTGAAGAGGACGTTGAAGAAGCCGCGTGA
- the aat gene encoding leucyl/phenylalanyl-tRNA--protein transferase: MLPIVPPPVLLSAYRQGLFPMAESRRDQDIFWVEPRERAIIPIGEFHCSRSLARTIRREVFTIRVDSDFAATVLECAAPRRGKDGEGEGTWISGRIAASYQRLHEVGHAHSIECWQAGELVGGVYGVAFDRVFCGESMFSRRRDGSKVALAWLLALLERAGCELFDCQFMTGHLASLGAIPIPQSEYLERLERARGTQRISLPEALREVEDEARAHAASSTSSSTTSSSPGKLIAHSLTHTS, from the coding sequence ATGCTACCGATCGTCCCACCTCCGGTCCTGCTTAGCGCCTATCGGCAGGGCCTGTTTCCGATGGCCGAGAGCCGCCGCGACCAGGATATCTTCTGGGTCGAACCGCGTGAGCGCGCGATCATCCCGATCGGCGAATTCCACTGCTCGCGCTCGCTCGCGCGCACGATCCGGCGCGAGGTCTTCACGATTCGCGTGGACAGTGACTTCGCGGCCACCGTGCTCGAATGCGCGGCGCCGCGCCGCGGCAAGGACGGCGAGGGCGAAGGCACCTGGATCAGCGGGCGAATCGCCGCAAGCTACCAGCGGCTGCACGAGGTGGGCCATGCCCATTCGATCGAATGCTGGCAGGCTGGCGAACTGGTCGGCGGGGTCTATGGCGTGGCCTTCGACCGGGTGTTCTGCGGCGAAAGCATGTTCAGCCGCCGCCGCGACGGTTCCAAGGTGGCGCTTGCATGGCTGCTCGCGCTGCTGGAGCGTGCGGGATGCGAGCTGTTCGACTGCCAGTTCATGACCGGCCATCTCGCATCGCTGGGCGCGATTCCGATCCCGCAGAGCGAATATCTGGAGCGGCTGGAGAGAGCGCGCGGCACGCAGCGCATCTCGCTGCCCGAGGCGCTGCGCGAAGTGGAGGACGAAGCGCGCGCTCACGCGGCTTCTTCAACGTCCTCTTCAACAACGTCCTCTTCGCCGGGGAAGCTCATCGCGCATTCCTTGACCCACACGTCGTAG
- a CDS encoding TIGR00341 family protein, whose amino-acid sequence MQTPSSAPENSGADVSDGSSDPAAVQRRRIGIDYVVTAFTRWWTIEVSGTVDQAAVIEKRRAECELTARYVLMVCMSAGIAILGMLLSSPAVVIGAMLIAPLMDPIMGVGFALAVGDFSWLRRAVRSLVLGVVLAILVCAALVVFSPIQIVTPEIASRTQPNLFDLMVAIFSAIAGAYAVIRGREGTIVGVAIATALMPPLAAVGYGLATLNMTVFSGALLLFVTNLTAIALTATAMARGYGFSTRLTEKQSQLQAFLIFGAFVALSVPLGLSLYQIGWESQAERTIRDNLVDVFEGKAQSVEPTVSFADDAISVTAEVYTDTLYSTAQVEDRARRSLEAALGRPVSVQIMQVESADAVEAQRLQLREASQREEATMARARTIAQRLAMVAGVPDDAVTVDRQQRRALVAVRPIEGAGLATYRELERRVDATEPEWDIRIEPPLRALPPIPFDEEGELTGEGRSALGLTIWAQRRVGIPIRLSGSEAQLDAVRDRLARTGVDYEEEVAGTATGAIETAWAIPED is encoded by the coding sequence ATGCAAACCCCTTCGAGCGCGCCGGAAAACAGCGGCGCAGATGTTTCCGACGGATCGTCCGACCCGGCTGCCGTGCAGCGACGGCGGATCGGTATCGATTACGTGGTCACCGCCTTCACCCGGTGGTGGACGATCGAGGTCTCCGGAACGGTCGACCAGGCCGCGGTGATCGAGAAACGCCGCGCCGAATGCGAGCTGACCGCGCGCTATGTCCTGATGGTGTGCATGTCCGCCGGGATCGCGATCCTCGGCATGCTGCTGTCATCGCCTGCGGTCGTCATCGGCGCCATGCTCATCGCGCCGCTGATGGATCCGATCATGGGCGTCGGTTTCGCGCTGGCGGTGGGCGATTTCTCGTGGTTGCGGCGCGCGGTCCGATCGCTGGTGCTGGGCGTCGTGCTGGCGATCCTGGTCTGCGCCGCGCTGGTCGTCTTCTCGCCGATCCAGATCGTCACGCCCGAGATCGCCTCACGCACGCAGCCCAACCTGTTCGACCTGATGGTGGCGATCTTCTCGGCCATTGCGGGCGCCTATGCGGTGATCCGGGGGCGCGAGGGGACCATCGTGGGCGTGGCGATCGCGACCGCCTTGATGCCGCCGCTGGCCGCGGTCGGATACGGTCTCGCCACGCTCAACATGACGGTCTTTTCGGGCGCGCTGCTGCTGTTCGTGACCAACCTCACCGCCATTGCGCTCACCGCGACCGCGATGGCGCGCGGCTACGGCTTCAGCACCAGACTGACCGAGAAGCAGAGCCAGCTGCAGGCCTTCCTGATCTTCGGCGCCTTCGTGGCGCTGTCGGTGCCGCTGGGCCTCTCGCTCTACCAGATCGGGTGGGAGTCGCAGGCGGAGCGCACGATCCGCGACAATCTGGTCGACGTGTTCGAGGGCAAGGCGCAGAGCGTGGAGCCGACGGTGAGCTTCGCCGACGACGCGATCAGCGTCACCGCCGAGGTCTATACCGACACGCTGTACAGCACCGCGCAGGTCGAAGACCGCGCGCGCCGTTCGCTGGAGGCGGCGCTCGGGCGGCCGGTCAGCGTGCAGATCATGCAGGTCGAAAGCGCCGATGCGGTCGAGGCGCAGCGGCTTCAGCTGCGCGAAGCGAGCCAGCGCGAGGAGGCGACGATGGCGCGCGCGCGCACGATCGCCCAGCGGCTGGCGATGGTCGCGGGCGTGCCGGACGATGCCGTCACGGTCGACCGGCAGCAGCGCCGCGCACTGGTTGCCGTGCGCCCGATCGAAGGCGCGGGCCTTGCCACCTATCGCGAGCTGGAGCGGCGGGTCGATGCGACCGAACCCGAGTGGGATATCCGTATCGAGCCGCCGCTTCGCGCGCTGCCGCCGATCCCCTTCGACGAGGAGGGCGAACTGACGGGCGAGGGCCGCAGCGCGCTCGGCTTGACGATCTGGGCGCAGCGCCGCGTGGGCATTCCCATCCGCCTCAGCGGCAGCGAGGCGCAACTGGATGCCGTGCGCGACAGGCTCGCCCGGACCGGCGTCGATTACGAGGAAGAGGTTGCCGGGACCGCCACGGGCGCGATCGAAACCGCTTGGGCGATCCCGGAAGATTGA
- the secE gene encoding preprotein translocase subunit SecE: MAEGKVETKKRKTSPGEFARQVRAEASKVVWPTRQETVQTAIFVSILVLILSLFFLGIDSLFGAVVRFLLTLA, translated from the coding sequence ATGGCCGAAGGCAAAGTCGAAACGAAGAAGCGCAAGACGTCGCCGGGTGAATTCGCCCGCCAGGTGCGCGCCGAGGCGAGCAAGGTCGTCTGGCCGACGCGCCAGGAGACCGTGCAGACCGCGATCTTCGTCAGCATCCTCGTGCTGATCCTCTCGCTCTTCTTCCTCGGTATCGATTCGCTGTTCGGCGCGGTCGTCCGCTTCCTTCTCACGCTCGCGTAA
- the gloA gene encoding lactoylglutathione lyase — MEYLHTMVRVRDLDESLDFYCNKLGLTEVSRTEVEAGRFTLVFLAAPGDEAQARQNKAPMVELTYNWDPEEYDGGRNFGHLAYRVDDIYAACQRLKDGGVTINRPPRDGHMAFVRSPDGISVELLQKGEALPPAEPWASMENSGSW; from the coding sequence ATGGAATATCTTCATACGATGGTCCGGGTCCGCGACCTGGACGAATCGCTCGATTTCTATTGCAACAAGCTTGGCCTGACCGAAGTCAGCCGCACCGAGGTGGAGGCAGGGCGTTTCACGCTCGTCTTCCTCGCCGCACCGGGCGACGAGGCGCAGGCGCGGCAGAACAAGGCCCCGATGGTCGAGCTGACCTATAACTGGGACCCGGAGGAATACGACGGCGGCCGCAATTTCGGCCATCTCGCCTACCGCGTCGACGATATCTACGCCGCGTGCCAGCGGCTCAAGGACGGCGGCGTGACGATCAACCGCCCGCCGCGCGACGGGCACATGGCCTTCGTGCGCTCGCCCGACGGCATCTCGGTCGAACTGCTCCAGAAGGGCGAGGCGCTGCCCCCGGCAGAACCCTGGGCGTCGATGGAAAATTCCGGCAGCTGGTAA
- a CDS encoding DUF5597 domain-containing protein, with protein sequence MDLAKILGVIAAALAALLAVEASAQAPLPRFDEDALLVDGEPFLMLGAQPNNSSNYAAMLDEVWPTVERLGANTVLMPVAWEQVEPEEGRFDFSFVDVLLDQARARDMRLVLLWYGTWKNTGPSYVPAWVKRDTARFTRMRKADGSAHVVLSPHGQATMQADARAFAALMRHLAQVDPQHTVVMVQVENESGSWGLDRDHAPEAQALFAGPIPQELAAGLGIERQSWTGAFGTRAAQFFNSWYVARYIDTVAAAGQAQKNLPMFVNAALGDAFSDEGGDVGPSGGPNWNALPVWRIAAPHISAFAPDIYSRDPAAVVKYLDRYAAAGPLMVPEIGNAAEYARFVWPAMGRGAVLFSPFGIDGTGYSNYPLGAKQLDEETLEAFAAPYRLFAQMPREWARIARDRPLWGTARGEDGADQTHRMGRWALTAQYGRWAFGEDDWTWIERDPHPLADVPTGGLVAAQLAENVFLVGGRNVKLRIALAEAGAGQQGEIIEAQEGRFVDGEWVMRRRWNGDQIDYGFNFGAEPVWLRIEMGVLE encoded by the coding sequence ATGGATTTGGCGAAGATTCTCGGCGTGATCGCCGCTGCACTGGCGGCTTTGCTGGCAGTCGAGGCAAGCGCGCAGGCGCCGCTGCCGCGCTTCGACGAGGACGCGCTGCTGGTCGATGGCGAGCCGTTCCTGATGCTCGGCGCGCAACCCAACAATTCCTCGAACTATGCGGCGATGCTGGATGAGGTCTGGCCGACGGTTGAGCGGCTCGGCGCCAATACGGTGCTGATGCCGGTGGCGTGGGAGCAGGTCGAGCCGGAAGAAGGCCGGTTCGATTTTTCCTTCGTCGACGTGCTGCTCGATCAGGCGCGGGCGCGCGACATGCGGCTGGTGCTGCTGTGGTACGGCACTTGGAAGAACACCGGCCCCTCCTACGTCCCCGCATGGGTCAAGCGCGACACGGCGCGCTTTACGCGGATGCGCAAGGCGGACGGGTCCGCCCATGTCGTGCTCAGCCCGCACGGGCAGGCGACCATGCAGGCCGATGCGCGCGCCTTTGCGGCGCTTATGCGGCATCTGGCGCAGGTCGACCCGCAGCACACGGTGGTGATGGTGCAGGTCGAGAACGAGAGCGGCAGCTGGGGGCTGGACCGGGACCATGCTCCCGAGGCACAGGCGCTGTTCGCGGGGCCGATCCCGCAGGAGCTTGCCGCAGGCCTCGGGATCGAACGGCAATCGTGGACCGGGGCCTTCGGGACGCGCGCCGCGCAGTTCTTCAACAGCTGGTACGTCGCGCGCTATATCGACACGGTCGCGGCGGCGGGGCAGGCGCAGAAGAACCTGCCCATGTTCGTCAATGCCGCGCTGGGCGATGCCTTCAGCGACGAGGGCGGCGATGTCGGGCCCTCGGGTGGGCCGAACTGGAACGCGCTGCCGGTCTGGCGGATCGCCGCGCCGCACATCTCAGCCTTCGCGCCCGATATCTATTCGCGCGATCCCGCGGCGGTGGTAAAATATCTCGACCGCTATGCCGCAGCGGGCCCGCTGATGGTGCCCGAGATCGGCAATGCGGCGGAATACGCGCGCTTCGTCTGGCCCGCGATGGGGCGCGGTGCGGTGCTGTTCTCTCCCTTCGGGATCGATGGCACCGGCTATTCGAACTATCCGCTGGGCGCGAAGCAACTGGACGAGGAAACGCTCGAAGCCTTTGCCGCGCCCTACCGCCTTTTCGCGCAGATGCCGCGCGAGTGGGCGCGGATCGCGCGCGATCGCCCGCTATGGGGCACTGCGAGGGGCGAGGACGGGGCCGACCAGACGCACCGGATGGGCCGCTGGGCGCTCACCGCGCAATATGGCCGCTGGGCCTTCGGGGAGGACGACTGGACCTGGATAGAGCGCGATCCGCATCCGCTGGCGGACGTGCCGACCGGCGGCCTCGTCGCCGCGCAGCTTGCGGAAAACGTGTTCCTCGTCGGCGGGCGCAACGTGAAGCTGCGGATCGCCCTCGCCGAAGCCGGCGCGGGGCAGCAGGGCGAGATCATCGAGGCGCAGGAAGGGCGCTTCGTCGATGGCGAATGGGTGATGCGCCGCCGCTGGAACGGCGACCAGATCGACTACGGCTTCAACTTCGGAGCCGAGCCTGTTTGGCTGCGGATCGAGATGGGCGTGCTCGAATAG
- a CDS encoding regulatory protein RecX, whose product MRDLALAYAGRYATTAAKLKHYLQRKIRERGWANDDEPQVDGLIARFVELGYIDDEAFAEMRQRELLRRGYGARRVEQALHHAGVDSDRIDLPPPSESETRSAALAFARRRRLGPFGAEPPDPRTREKQLAALVRAGHDFEAARAMVDARSEEEAEEWAFGDGE is encoded by the coding sequence TTGCGTGATCTCGCGCTGGCCTATGCGGGCCGCTACGCTACCACCGCCGCCAAGCTCAAGCACTATTTGCAGCGCAAGATCCGCGAGCGTGGGTGGGCGAACGACGATGAACCGCAGGTGGATGGGCTGATCGCGCGCTTCGTGGAGCTGGGATATATCGACGACGAGGCCTTCGCCGAAATGCGCCAGCGCGAGCTGCTGAGGCGCGGATACGGCGCGCGCCGGGTCGAACAGGCGCTGCACCACGCGGGTGTCGACAGCGACCGGATCGACCTGCCGCCTCCCAGCGAATCGGAGACGCGCTCGGCCGCACTCGCCTTCGCCCGCCGGCGGCGGCTGGGGCCCTTCGGTGCCGAGCCGCCCGACCCGCGGACGCGCGAGAAGCAGCTTGCCGCGCTGGTGCGCGCCGGTCATGACTTCGAAGCGGCGCGCGCCATGGTCGACGCCCGAAGCGAGGAAGAAGCGGAAGAATGGGCATTCGGGGACGGCGAATGA
- a CDS encoding fatty acyl-AMP ligase — protein MLTEKLAPTPNDCALPRRRADFATFSEAIDYAALSEKGLNFHDMRGTLERAYSYREMREDAVGMAYRLVDAGIGPKDRVALIAETGPEFAALFSACIFAGAWPVPLPLPTGFGGKEGYIDQLAVQLESSDPKMLIYPPEIEEMAKTAADRQGCEGIDWDTFAAREAPKTDLPTARPEDICYLQYSSGSTRFPTGVAVTHAALLHNLYGHAQAMDLGTDDRVVSWLPWYHDMGLVGCFLSVIANQVSVDYLKTEHFARRPLAWLDLISRNQGNTLSYSPTFGYDICARRISSQSNVAERFDLSRWRTAGNGADMIRPDVMQNFVNAFADAGFKASAFTPSYGLAEATLAVTVMPPGEGIRVELVEEERLSGARRNLNRPARYRAIVNCGKPLPQMEVEIRGENDEIKGDHQIGKVWCRGPSIMHSYFRNEEATRDCLVPSTDGGSAWLDTGDMGYMADGYLFIVGRAKDMIIINGKNHWPQDIEWAVEQLPGFNHGDIAAFAVEREDGEEAPAVLVHCRVSDPEERRILRERIREKVQSVTGMACLVELVPPRTLPRTSSGKLSRAKAKRLYLSGEIQPYKLAA, from the coding sequence ATGCTCACAGAAAAACTGGCCCCGACGCCGAATGATTGCGCGCTTCCGCGCCGTCGCGCGGACTTCGCGACCTTCAGCGAGGCGATCGACTACGCAGCCCTGAGCGAAAAGGGCCTCAATTTCCACGACATGCGCGGCACGCTGGAGCGCGCCTATTCCTATCGCGAGATGCGCGAGGACGCGGTCGGCATGGCCTATCGGCTGGTCGACGCCGGGATCGGCCCGAAGGACCGCGTCGCGCTGATCGCCGAAACGGGCCCCGAATTCGCGGCGCTGTTTAGTGCCTGCATCTTCGCCGGAGCCTGGCCCGTCCCGCTGCCCCTGCCGACCGGGTTCGGCGGCAAGGAAGGCTATATCGATCAGCTTGCGGTCCAGCTCGAAAGCTCGGACCCCAAGATGCTCATCTATCCGCCAGAGATCGAAGAAATGGCGAAGACCGCAGCCGATCGGCAGGGCTGCGAGGGGATCGACTGGGACACGTTCGCCGCGCGCGAGGCGCCCAAGACGGACCTGCCCACCGCGCGGCCGGAAGACATCTGCTACCTGCAATATTCGAGCGGCTCGACCCGCTTCCCCACCGGGGTCGCAGTCACCCACGCGGCGCTGCTCCACAATCTCTACGGCCATGCGCAGGCGATGGACCTCGGCACCGACGACCGCGTGGTCAGCTGGCTGCCGTGGTATCACGACATGGGGCTGGTCGGCTGTTTCCTCAGCGTGATCGCCAACCAGGTGTCGGTCGATTATCTCAAGACCGAGCATTTCGCGCGCCGCCCGCTTGCCTGGCTCGACCTCATCAGCCGTAATCAGGGCAACACGCTCTCCTACTCGCCCACCTTCGGCTACGATATCTGCGCGCGTCGCATTTCCAGCCAGAGCAACGTCGCCGAACGCTTCGACCTGTCGCGCTGGCGCACCGCGGGCAACGGCGCGGACATGATCCGGCCCGACGTCATGCAGAATTTCGTCAACGCCTTTGCCGATGCGGGCTTCAAGGCGTCCGCCTTCACCCCCAGCTACGGCCTGGCCGAGGCGACGCTGGCGGTCACCGTCATGCCGCCGGGCGAAGGTATCCGGGTCGAGCTGGTCGAGGAAGAGCGGCTTTCGGGCGCGCGCCGCAATCTCAACCGCCCGGCCCGCTACCGCGCGATCGTCAATTGCGGCAAGCCGCTGCCCCAGATGGAAGTCGAGATCCGGGGCGAGAACGACGAGATCAAGGGCGATCACCAGATCGGCAAGGTCTGGTGCCGCGGCCCCAGCATCATGCATTCCTACTTCCGCAACGAGGAAGCGACGCGCGACTGCCTCGTGCCCAGCACCGACGGCGGGAGCGCGTGGCTCGATACGGGCGACATGGGTTACATGGCCGATGGCTACCTGTTCATCGTCGGCCGTGCGAAGGACATGATCATCATCAACGGCAAGAACCACTGGCCGCAGGATATCGAGTGGGCGGTGGAGCAGCTGCCCGGCTTCAACCACGGCGACATCGCGGCCTTTGCGGTCGAGCGCGAGGATGGCGAGGAAGCGCCTGCGGTGCTGGTCCACTGCCGCGTCTCCGACCCCGAGGAACGCCGGATCCTGCGCGAACGGATCCGCGAAAAGGTCCAGTCGGTCACCGGCATGGCCTGCCTCGTCGAACTGGTCCCGCCGCGCACGCTGCCGCGGACCTCTTCGGGCAAGCTCAGCCGCGCCAAGGCGAAGCGGCTCTATCTCTCGGGCGAAATCCAGCCCTACAAGCTCGCGGCCTGA
- a CDS encoding NADH:ubiquinone oxidoreductase subunit NDUFA12 — MSILGKIFTWWDGATIGTAIFTSRRGEHVGTDAFGNKYYRAKPKRKHVPTAGSYIGTERRWVIYDGANDASRVPAEWHGWLHGAGEEVPESFLPPPRIWETDYSPNATGSADAYLPSGALQRGGRRASASGDYEAWAPGE, encoded by the coding sequence ATGAGCATCCTCGGAAAAATCTTCACCTGGTGGGACGGCGCCACCATCGGCACCGCGATCTTTACCTCGCGCAGGGGCGAACATGTCGGCACCGACGCGTTCGGCAACAAGTATTACCGGGCGAAGCCCAAGCGCAAGCACGTGCCCACCGCAGGCTCCTACATCGGAACCGAGCGCCGCTGGGTGATCTACGACGGCGCCAATGATGCGAGCCGCGTGCCTGCCGAATGGCACGGCTGGCTGCACGGGGCGGGCGAAGAGGTGCCCGAGAGCTTCCTCCCGCCGCCGCGCATCTGGGAAACCGACTATTCGCCCAATGCCACCGGTTCCGCCGATGCCTACCTGCCGAGCGGCGCACTGCAGCGTGGCGGTCGCCGCGCCTCGGCCAGCGGCGATTACGAGGCCTGGGCACCGGGCGAGTAA
- a CDS encoding alanine/glycine:cation symporter family protein, producing MAADTQMSFGDRMVAPVTNVSDLIWGGTWDGVEVVPFPPLALILLGVGLWFMIGLRFYPIVKLGSAIKGLFPGRKGAGSGEISPFAALSTALSGQVGTGNLAGVATAIALGGPGAIFWMWITALFGMALAFAEGSLAIRYRERTEDGVYRGGPMTYITMGLGPKWTWLAVVFCIGTLFSALVTGNSIQANAVADGLQELFGLEEWLGGLIVAILVFIVIIGGIKSIGRVAESVVPFMALAYIVMAVIALILNFGDLPETFSLIFSGAFNPQSAVGGFTGAAIIMAIRAGVARGLFSNEAGQGSTPIAHAVAQTNDPEVQGRMAMLGTFIDTIVICTMTALVILTVRGDFMHEGQAVLHAWQSDRVGFEMTSGAFAAAFPAMLGTIPIGTLVASIVLILFVFTTLLTWSYYGERAITFIYDRVSKSSTRANEKKLHVAWRILWCVVIFIGAAQPSELVWRLGDISNATMLLPNILALALLSGVVFKLARGEKEAGPTHDADAPPAAVEAEV from the coding sequence ATGGCTGCGGACACGCAGATGTCTTTCGGCGATCGCATGGTCGCACCGGTCACCAACGTATCCGATCTGATCTGGGGCGGAACATGGGACGGCGTGGAGGTGGTACCTTTCCCGCCGCTCGCGCTGATCCTGCTGGGCGTGGGCCTGTGGTTCATGATCGGGCTGCGCTTCTACCCGATCGTGAAGCTGGGCAGCGCCATCAAGGGCCTGTTCCCGGGCCGCAAGGGCGCAGGCAGCGGCGAGATTTCGCCCTTCGCCGCGCTCTCCACCGCATTGTCCGGCCAGGTCGGCACCGGCAACCTCGCAGGCGTTGCGACGGCGATCGCGCTGGGCGGGCCGGGCGCGATCTTCTGGATGTGGATCACCGCATTGTTCGGCATGGCGCTCGCCTTCGCCGAAGGTTCGCTCGCCATCCGCTACCGCGAACGGACCGAGGACGGCGTCTATCGCGGCGGTCCGATGACCTACATCACCATGGGCCTCGGCCCGAAATGGACGTGGCTTGCGGTCGTGTTCTGCATCGGCACGCTGTTTTCCGCGCTCGTCACCGGCAACTCGATCCAGGCCAATGCGGTCGCGGACGGGCTGCAGGAGCTGTTCGGGCTGGAAGAATGGCTCGGCGGGCTGATCGTCGCCATCCTGGTCTTCATCGTCATCATCGGCGGGATCAAGTCGATCGGGCGCGTGGCGGAAAGCGTCGTGCCCTTCATGGCGCTGGCCTATATCGTGATGGCGGTGATCGCGCTGATCCTCAATTTCGGCGATCTGCCCGAAACCTTCAGCCTGATCTTCAGCGGCGCGTTCAACCCGCAGAGCGCGGTCGGCGGCTTCACCGGCGCGGCGATCATCATGGCGATCCGCGCAGGCGTGGCGCGCGGCCTGTTCTCGAACGAGGCGGGCCAGGGTTCCACCCCGATCGCGCACGCGGTGGCGCAGACCAACGACCCCGAGGTGCAGGGCCGCATGGCGATGCTGGGCACCTTCATCGACACGATCGTGATCTGCACCATGACCGCGCTGGTCATCCTGACCGTGCGCGGCGACTTCATGCACGAAGGCCAGGCGGTGCTGCATGCCTGGCAATCGGACCGCGTCGGCTTCGAGATGACCAGCGGTGCCTTTGCCGCCGCCTTCCCCGCCATGCTCGGCACGATCCCGATCGGGACGCTGGTGGCCTCGATCGTGCTGATCCTGTTCGTGTTCACCACGCTTCTGACCTGGAGCTATTACGGCGAACGCGCGATCACCTTCATCTATGACCGGGTCAGCAAGTCCTCCACGCGGGCGAACGAGAAGAAGCTGCACGTCGCATGGCGGATCCTGTGGTGCGTGGTGATCTTCATCGGCGCCGCGCAGCCGAGCGAGCTGGTCTGGCGACTGGGCGACATTTCCAACGCCACGATGCTGCTGCCCAACATCCTCGCCCTCGCGCTGCTGTCGGGCGTGGTGTTCAAGCTTGCGCGCGGCGAGAAGGAAGCCGGGCCGACGCACGATGCCGACGCACCGCCCGCCGCGGTCGAGGCCGAGGTCTGA